One window of the Triticum dicoccoides isolate Atlit2015 ecotype Zavitan chromosome 3B, WEW_v2.0, whole genome shotgun sequence genome contains the following:
- the LOC119279435 gene encoding early nodulin-like protein 2: MAVARLAVALLLLATGCAGRDFAVGGRAGWTANPAEPFNHWAERNRFQVNDRLVFRYKGQKDSVLVVSPSHYDACNTSDPFMRLGGGESGFVLSYSGPYFFISGDAGRCQAGERLIVVVLAVRTPSPAPSTPPPPPKSPPSSPPPAPAAAGNSSTSPPPALAPPAAGNSSTSPPPALAPPAAGNSSTSPPPALAPPAAGNSSTSPPPAIAPPPVTNGTVSPPPSSPSSASASRGGFLACLMIAGAIVLA, translated from the exons ATGGCGGTGGCGCGGCTCGCCGTGGCCCTCCTACTGCTGGCGACGGGCTGTGCGGGGCGCGACTTCGCCGTCGGCGGCCGCGCCGGATGGACGGCGAACCCTGCCGAGCCGTTCAACCACTGGGCCGAGCGCAATCGCTTCCAGGTCAACGACCGTCTCG TGTTTAGGTACAAAGGGCAAAAGGACTCTGTGCTGGTGGTGAGCCCGAGCCACTACGACGcatgcaacaccagcgacccctTCATGCGCCTCGGCGGCGGCGAATCCGGCTTCGTCCTCTCCTACTCCGGCCCCTACTTCTTCATTAGCGGCGACGCCGGACGCTGTCAGGCCGGCGAGCgcctcatcgtcgtcgtcctcgccgTGCGTACCCCTTCGCCTGCTCCTTCAACACCGCCGCCACCACCCAAGTCACCCCCCTCGTCGCCGCCTCCCGCTCCGGCAGCTGCGGGGAATTCTTCTACGTCGCCACCACCGGCGCTAGCGCCGCCGGCTGCGGGAAATTCTTCCACGTCGCCACCACCAGCGCTTGCGCCGCCGGCTGCGGGAAATtcttccacttcgccgcctccggcGCTAGCGCCGCCGGCTGCGGGGAATTCTTCCACGTCGCCACCTCCAGCAATAGCGCCGCCGCCGGTAACGAATGGTACGGTGTCGCCACCGCCGAGTTCGCCATCGTCCGCGTCAGCCTCGCGGGGCGGTTTCTTGGCGTGCCTCATGATAGCCGGAGCCATAGTGCTAGCTTGA